From the Zonotrichia albicollis isolate bZonAlb1 chromosome Z, bZonAlb1.hap1, whole genome shotgun sequence genome, one window contains:
- the PGAP4 gene encoding post-GPI attachment to proteins factor 4 yields MFHRAWQLCGKWCRRSSPFIHLLTLTVVTFGVLAPLICHRLLHSYFYLRRWHLNPMSREFLEQNQQEGQDALRYFEKMQMPNTSEAYSSDTFQPLLLITIITVQRQNGFHYVLQVASHFHRLLQKCGARCQSHRMLLCNVELDPSSHQDVRLLSSLFPTVSRDRTGENPDPSLNQFEKEKQDYIFCLEQSLLMYSPEYILLVEDDAVPEEEIFSVLHHLFSARFSKPYLRDALYFKLYHPERLQRYINPEPMRILEWLGLGMFLGPVLSCVYCWAAGRAGPGWCLVAFFALYSMALSELVGRHYGLELRRLHPALYNVAPASECCTPAMLFPAASARRASAYLRGLHCRRGFAKDTALYSLLRGKAENAFVVEPNLVRHVGMYSSLRLNSDPKLL; encoded by the coding sequence ATGTTCCACCGagcctggcagctctgtgggaagtGGTGCCGTCGGTCCAGCCCTTTCATCCATCTCCTCACCCTGACTGTGGTGACTTTTGGTGTGCTGGCACCTTTGATCTGCCACCGGCTCCTGCACTCTTACTTCTACCTGCGGCGCTGGCACCTGAACCCCATGAGCCGGGAGTTCCTGGAGCAGAACCAGCAGGAGGGCCAGGATGCTCTCCGTTATTTTGAGAAGATGCAGATGCCAAACACTTCCGAGGCCTACAGCAGTGACACCTTCCAGCCCTTGCTGCTGATCACCATTATCACTGTGCAGAGGCAGAATGGTTTCCACTATGTCCTGCAAGTGGCCTCCCATTTCCACCGCCTCCTCCAGAAATGTGGGGCGCGTTGCCAGAGCCACCGCATGCTGCTCTGTAACGTGGAGTTGGACCCCAGCAGCCATCAGGAtgtcaggctgctgagcagcctCTTTCCTACAGTCAGTCGTGATAGAACTGGAGAGAATCCTGACCCCAGCCTGAACCAGTTCGAGAAGGAGAAGCAGGACTACATCTTCTGCCTGGAGCAGTCACTGTTGATGTACAGCCCAGAGTACATCCTGCTGGTGGAAGATGATGCCGTGCCAGAGGAggagatattttctgtcttgcatcaccTCTTCTCGGCCCGGTTCTCCAAGCCCTACCTCAGAGACGCTCTCTACTTCAAGCTGTACCATCCTGAGAGGCTCCAGCGCTACATCAACCCCGAGCCCATGAGGATCCTGGAGTGGCTGGGCCTGGGCATGTTCCTGGGGCCGGTGCTGAGCTGCGTGTATTgctgggctgcggggcgggcGGGCCCCGGCTGGTGCCTGGTGGCGTTCTTTGCCCTGTACAGCATGGCGCTGTCGGAGCTGGTGGGGCGGCACTACGGGCTGGAGCTGCGCCGCCTGCACCCCGCGCTCTACAACGTGGCACCGGCCAGCGAGTGCTGCACGCCCGCCATGCTCTTCCCCGCTGCCTCTGCCCGCCGGGCCTCGGCATACCTGCGGGGGCTGCACTGCCGCCGGGGCTTCGCCAAGGACACTGCCCTCTACTCGCTGCTGCGGGGCAAGGCCGAGAACGCCTTCGTGGTGGAGCCCAACCTGGTGCGGCACGTGGGGATGTACTCCAGCCTCCGACTGAACAGCGACCCGAAACTGCTGTGA